The DNA region TATCTCACATTCGTTTTTACATTTTTATGATTAGTTGATTAACTAGAATAAAAATCGATTTTATAGAGATTATGGCAAATCTACTACGTAAATTTAGGGTAGGTATACAGATATAAAACTCATCAAAACTATGGCCGATAAAAGTAATTTTGATATTCAAACATTAGGGGTGCCAGCCATACCATCACCAATAAATCTCAGCAAGACCAGTGGAGACAAAATATTCAATTTTATTAACGAAAACGATAGAATTTTAGCAGATACTTCCATCCATAATTTCAATACTTGTATGGAAAATATGAGTAAGCCGGAATGTCTGGAAAAAGCTGGTCCAAGGGAAAAGCTCTTTTTCAATCCTGAAAAAACAACTGCAGCCATCGTTAGTTGTGGAGGTCTCTGCCCCGGAATAAATAACGTAATCCGAAGTTTGGTTATGGCTCTGCATTATTTTTATGGAGTAAAGCGAATTATTGGAGTGAAATATGGCTATGAGGGACTCATTCCTGAAAACGGACATGATTTTATGGATTTGGTACCGGATAAGGTAAAAGACATTCATGAATTTGGAGGAACCATCCTCGGTTCTTCTAGAGGCGCCCAGTCTGTAGAAAAAATGGTCGACTCTCTGGTAAAGAACGACATTAATCTTCTTTTTACTATTGGCGGAGATGGCACCCTTAAAGGAGCTAATGCTATAGGAGAAGAAATTGAAAAAAGAGGACTGAATATTTCGGTTATTGGGATTCCAAAGACAATTGACAACGATATAGACTTAATTGATAAATCATTTGGTTATGAAACCTCGTTCGATGTTGCTAGTCCCATTATTAGAGATGCGCACAATGAGGCTACCGGAGCTTTCAACGGGATTGCCATTGTAAAACTAATGGGTAGAGATAGTGGATTTATCGCTGCATCTACCGCTATTTCCATGCCTGTGGTCAATTTTGCACTAGTACCAGAAATGCACTTTCAGCTAGATGGTAAAAATGGATTTTTGGAAGCTCTTAAAAAAAGGCTGAACAATAAGAAACATGCCGTTATTGTTGTTGCCGAAGGGGCAGGACAACATTTGTTCAATGATGACAGTAAATCCCATAAAGATGCATCGGGAAATATTGTTCATCAAGATATCGGCCTTTTATTAAAGCAGCATATTAAAGAATATTTTGATGGCCAAAATATGAAGACTACCGTAAAATATATAGATCCAAGCTATATTATACGCAGTGCTCCCGCTAATGCCAACGACAGCCTTTTTTGTAACAGACTAGCCTATCATGCGGTTCATGGCGCTATGGCAGGGAAAACTAAATTTGTGATAGGCAGGCTCAACCACAAATTTGTTTATTTACCAATTTCAAAAGTGGTCAACAAACGTAAGAAAATTGACTTGGAGGGCGAATTTTGGTTCGGGGTATTGCAAAGCACTGGGCAACCATTCACCATGTATGATGAATAGATAATAAAACACTACTTTTTCTGCAAATACAGTTCTCTATAATACTGTTCTGCCATGCGGGCGCTCGTAAATTTGGGAACTATATCTTCAATAGCTTAAAAGTAATTGGCTGTACCTATACGCTCGACATTCCAAGAATAACTTAG from Zobellia alginiliquefaciens includes:
- a CDS encoding ATP-dependent 6-phosphofructokinase; this encodes MADKSNFDIQTLGVPAIPSPINLSKTSGDKIFNFINENDRILADTSIHNFNTCMENMSKPECLEKAGPREKLFFNPEKTTAAIVSCGGLCPGINNVIRSLVMALHYFYGVKRIIGVKYGYEGLIPENGHDFMDLVPDKVKDIHEFGGTILGSSRGAQSVEKMVDSLVKNDINLLFTIGGDGTLKGANAIGEEIEKRGLNISVIGIPKTIDNDIDLIDKSFGYETSFDVASPIIRDAHNEATGAFNGIAIVKLMGRDSGFIAASTAISMPVVNFALVPEMHFQLDGKNGFLEALKKRLNNKKHAVIVVAEGAGQHLFNDDSKSHKDASGNIVHQDIGLLLKQHIKEYFDGQNMKTTVKYIDPSYIIRSAPANANDSLFCNRLAYHAVHGAMAGKTKFVIGRLNHKFVYLPISKVVNKRKKIDLEGEFWFGVLQSTGQPFTMYDE